One window from the genome of Marinobacter sp. M3C encodes:
- a CDS encoding response regulator: MDDNEIYLGHLRQVLQPNVLSCAHIELVTSNNPVTIMDLIEEQRFDVLLMDFYLPRLDGLAFLEWLATGEHVKGVPKIVFTDDPGDSSKSAHRYYQKKRTSCVQARRSLQRKSVGLRCAANQTASNAVYSKSQLTIKGRKGHLKSGLLYQIRFIGPQPPGPRHRVPFRQKCRPPFLGAFVQRYRAQVIRGYEKLC, from the coding sequence ATGGACGATAACGAGATCTATCTGGGACATCTGCGACAAGTGCTGCAACCAAACGTCTTGAGTTGTGCTCACATCGAGCTTGTGACCAGCAATAACCCTGTCACGATCATGGACTTGATCGAAGAGCAGCGTTTTGATGTTCTGCTCATGGATTTTTACCTGCCCCGGCTTGATGGTTTGGCGTTTCTCGAATGGCTGGCCACAGGTGAGCATGTCAAGGGCGTACCGAAAATTGTTTTTACTGACGATCCGGGGGATTCCTCAAAAAGTGCGCACAGATATTACCAGAAAAAACGCACAAGTTGTGTTCAAGCACGGCGATCCCTCCAACGTAAAAGCGTTGGTTTGCGATGTGCTGCGAATCAAACAGCATCAAACGCGGTCTATTCTAAAAGTCAGCTGACTATCAAGGGCCGTAAAGGACACTTAAAATCTGGACTACTATACCAGATACGCTTTATAGGCCCGCAACCTCCCGGACCGCGCCACCGAGTTCCATTCAGGCAAAAGTGTAGACCGCCTTTTTTAGGCGCTTTCGTACAGCGTTATCGTGCGCAGGTTATTCGAGGTTATGAAAAGTTATGCTAG
- a CDS encoding SprT family zinc-dependent metalloprotease: protein MEANCEYKARNWSPERTQKAVRDWYREKAREVFQRRLDLMVEKLPWTKTTPNWRIMDMQTQWGSCSPEGAVLLNPHLVKAPTKAIDYVILHELCHLEEHNHSPRFYGLLDRFMPEWRVVVKARLDSIAAQFLVHAETLS, encoded by the coding sequence TTGGAGGCCAACTGCGAGTACAAGGCAAGGAACTGGAGTCCAGAACGGACACAGAAGGCTGTCCGAGATTGGTATAGAGAAAAAGCCCGGGAAGTGTTTCAACGTCGGCTTGACCTGATGGTAGAGAAACTACCCTGGACAAAAACAACACCGAATTGGCGCATCATGGATATGCAAACCCAATGGGGCAGTTGCTCACCAGAAGGCGCTGTGCTGCTCAACCCCCACCTCGTCAAGGCCCCCACCAAGGCCATTGATTACGTGATTCTGCACGAACTGTGTCATCTGGAGGAGCACAATCACAGCCCGCGATTTTACGGGCTGCTGGATCGGTTTATGCCGGAGTGGCGAGTAGTAGTGAAAGCGCGGCTTGATAGCATAGCCGCGCAGTTTTTAGTTCATGCAGAAACACTATCCTAG
- a CDS encoding DotD/TraH family lipoprotein (Members of this family include DotD of type IVB secretion systems and TraH of plasmid conjugative plasmid systems, both lipoproteins.), with translation MACLVGYDEPQILGNAPVIPVTVSVNRATKPLAEFLVDASYQAGGRALVVLDVDHNRIQITYPQ, from the coding sequence GTGGCTTGTCTGGTTGGATATGACGAGCCACAGATCTTGGGTAATGCGCCGGTCATTCCCGTTACCGTTTCTGTGAATCGCGCGACGAAGCCTTTAGCCGAGTTCCTGGTTGACGCTTCGTATCAGGCTGGCGGTCGCGCATTGGTTGTTCTCGATGTGGATCATAATCGCATCCAGATCACATATCCGCAGTGA
- a CDS encoding YgjP-like metallopeptidase domain-containing protein encodes MPSPTETPQKYVIRYGDREFQYRLTYRADSKKAAIRVHVHPNGNVEVEAPRYASLPEIKAAVQRRARWVLKHLDDIEERTRHVQPRQWVSGESLLYLGRRYVLKVINDPEQRKVTCKLIGGQLRVQGKELESRTDTEGCPRLV; translated from the coding sequence ATGCCGAGCCCAACAGAGACACCACAAAAGTATGTTATTCGGTATGGGGATCGGGAGTTTCAGTATCGCCTGACGTATCGGGCCGACAGCAAGAAGGCAGCCATCAGGGTACATGTGCATCCCAATGGTAATGTTGAGGTCGAGGCACCGAGATACGCATCACTGCCGGAGATCAAAGCCGCGGTGCAGCGCCGGGCTCGCTGGGTCTTAAAGCACCTGGATGACATCGAGGAGCGCACCCGCCATGTCCAACCGCGACAATGGGTGAGCGGTGAAAGCCTGCTTTACCTTGGCAGGCGGTACGTGCTGAAGGTGATCAACGATCCAGAACAGCGCAAAGTGACTTGTAAGCTCATTGGAGGCCAACTGCGAGTACAAGGCAAGGAACTGGAGTCCAGAACGGACACAGAAGGCTGTCCGAGATTGGTATAG